The DNA segment GGGCAATACATCCTTCGACCCAAAAACCATTTCTCGTAATTCGAGTTTATAGGCCTCTGTACCTTCTCGTTGCACTATTTCATCAAAGTTGTAACTCATAAATAATAAATTTTGATAAGAGATCCGAAATAAATATTCAAATGCTCTTATGGGACCATCAATTAAATTAACTACAAAAAAAGTAATAAAATATGAATTACAAAGCTCCTAACATCTATTAATCCTATCAAACGAAACGGATAAATATAAAAACATCCGACACAATAATTGTATCGGATGTATTCATATATAAAAATAAACCTTGTATACTATTCTATAGGAACTGTAATTATCTTAGTTGATGTATTGCCAGCCTTATCAGTACATTTAACCGTTAAGGTATATTCACCAGTCCAAATATCCGAAGATGGTATCGTTCCAAAAATAGCTTCATCCACAGTGCTCGCTGTACTTGTTAAAGTTCTGGTCTGTGATTCTACAATCCAAGGCTCATTATCAACACCTGTACCCACCTTTAAAGCAGCCGAAGTTTGCACTTTGTTATCCGACAATGAAAAAGTCACTTCTTTCAACTCTGTATCATCCGTAAAATCACCGGTATAAACAAAGTCTTGTCCTAAAGTAAAACCTTGAGCTGTAGGAACAGTCGGATCTACAATAACTGGATCAGTGGTGTCTTTTTCTTCTGGTTCTGGGTCTTTACTATCACTACCTCCTCCACATGATGTCAACAGGAATACTGCTGCAATGGCGAAGAAAGAAATCATTTTTGGGAAATAGATTTTCATATTCTACTTGTTTATTTGTTAATAAAAATTAATTGTCAAATATAATACTTAAAAATCTATTTCATTCAAAACTGAACCTTAAAAGCGATTTACAAGAATCAACATAACGAAAAAAAACTTCAGAAACAGCAATCGCAAAATACTAAACCTGCTTATATTGAAGAAACACATCTTCAATTCCCTCTCTAAGATCAATATTTGCTTTCCACCCCAACTTATTTAGCTTATCCACATTGAGCAATTTCTGAAATGTCCCATCTGGTTTATCTGCATCCCATTGAAGGGAACCTTCAAAACCAACAATTCCTTTGATTAGTTCAGCCAGCTCCCTAATCGATTGATCTTCACCAACACCTATATTAATATGGTTATTACGTACCTCTCTATCATCCGCTTGCTTCAAATCATCAAAATCAACTTTTTCCATAATATAAGTACAGGCATCGGCCATATCATCAGAATGCAAAAACTCACGACGAGGATTACCAGTACCCCAAAGTTGAACTTTCACCTCACTTTGCGATTTCACAATACCATATTTCTCTAATATTTCTAGTTTTTCTAGTTCAGAATTTTCTCCCGACACTCCCTCAATGGGCTTCTTATTCATATCTGCATCAATACTCGCCCAATCATTATTCATCAATGACTTACCTAAATACATCTTACGTATCAACGCAGGCAAAACATGAGATTTCTCCAAATCATAATTATCATTGGGTCCATATAAGTTAGTAGGCATAACCGAAATAAAGTTAGTACCATATTGCAGGTTATACGATTCACACATTTTTATTCCTGCTATTTTTGCAATGGCATAAGGCTCATTGGTATACTCTAGCACATCGGTCAAGAGGTAATCCTCTAGTATGGGTTGAGGACAAGCTTTGGGATAAATACATGAACTTCCGAGAAACAACAATTTCTTAACCCCATTTAGATAGGCATGATGAATTACATGATTCTGTATTTGAATATTCTCATAAATAAAATCAGCCCGATAAGTATTATTGGCAACAATTCCTCCCACCTTGGCCGCTGCCAAAAAAACATAATCAGGCTTTTCTGTAGCGAAAAATGTTTCCACAGCTTTGGCATCTAACAAATCCAGTTCACTATGTGTTTTCACCACAATATTGTTAAATCCCTTCTTCTGAAGAGAGCGCACTATAGCCGAACCAACTAATCCTCTGTGTCCGGCAACAAATATTTTTTCATCCTTATACATGCTGTTTATTTTTTTCGCAAAAGCAACAACGATAACAATAAAGCATGACCTACTAAATGCAAATCACACTTCATTAAACCATTGGCATAGCGAATTTTAGTCACCCTATACGAGTAAACTACTCAAAATAATTTAAGGTATTATAACCTCCATCCTGAAGATACTTATCTTTTTTCATCAATTTAATATCACTATCCATCATATCATCCACCAACATTTTAAGATCGTACTTTGGTTTCCATCCTAGTTTATCCTGTGCTTTTTTAGGGTCACCAATAAGTAGCTCCACTTCTGTTGGCCTAAAATAGCGAGGATCTACTTCTACCACGCAAGCCCCTTTTTCAAGACTAAATTCCGCATTAGCACACGAAACCACATAGCCTTTCTCGTCCACACCCTCTCCTTTAAATTCAATGCCGACACCAATATTTTCGAATGCCATACGAACAAACTCACGTACTTCTGTGGTTATTCCAGTAGCTACCACAAAATCTTCTGCTGATTCTTGCTGCAACATCAAATACATCGCTTCCACATAATCCTTGGCATGTCCCCAATCACGTTTGGCAGATAGATTTCCTAGGTAAAGTTTATCCTGTAAAGACAAACCAATTCTAGCCACTGCACGTGTAATCTTGCGGGTCACAAAGGTTTCTCCTCTGATAGGAGATTCATGATTAAATAGAATACCATTACAGGCATAAATACCATAGGCCTCACGATAATTGACAGTAATCCAGTACCCATACATCTTAGCTACTGCATAAGGTGAACGTGGATAAAAAGGTGTTTTTTCAGACTGCGGTACCTCTTGAACCAAACCATATAGCTCACTGGTTGAAGCTTGATAAAACTTTGTTTTCTTTGTTAAACCTAATAATCGGATGGCTTCCAGTATACGGAGAGTACCAATTCCATCGGCATTTGCTGTGTATTCAGGAGTATCAAAACTTACGGCCACATGCGACATCGCAGCCAAATTATAAATTTCATCAGGTTGGGTCTCCTGAATAATCCGTATTAAGTTGGTTGAGTCCGTTAAATCTCCATAATGCAGAAAAAAGTTTTTGTTATCCACATGAGGATCCTGATATAAATGATCTATCCTATCGGTATTAAAAAGCGATGAACGACGTTTAATCCCATGGACTATATATCCTTTTTTCAGTAAAAACTCCGACAGATAAGCTCCGTCTTGTCCGGTGACTCCTGTAATTAAAGCAACTTTTGCCATGATATTTTTAATTATGATGATTTGATATTTATATTTATTTCGAAAGAAAATGCCAGTACCAATCAATTGCTTCACGCAATCCTTCTTTTACGCTATACTGAGGACGATAATCCAATAGTTGATTGGCCTTTTTAATAGAAGCTAGCGAGTGAGGAACATCCCCCACCCTTTCCGGTCCGTAAATAATTTGCACATCTTTAATACTGGAATCATATGGCGACAAATACTCTTTCAGATATTCAATGAGCTCATTCAATGATGTTCGTTCACCAAAGGCAACATTGTAAACAGTATTTACAGCTGCCTTATTATTAACTACAGCAGCCAGTTGATTAGCCTGCACAACGTTATCTATAAAAGTAAAATCCCGTGAAAAGGAACCATCGCCATTAATCGTTGGAGACTCGTGGTTAATCAAGGCTTTCACAAATTTAGGAATCACCGCAGCATAAGCTCCATCTGGATCCTGACGCCTTCCAAAAACATTGAAATACCGCAGTCCAATCAGTTCTAATCCATACAATTTACCAAATACATCCGCATACAACTCATTGACAAACTTAGTCACTGCATAAGGAGACAAAGGTCGACCTATCACATCCTCTTCTTTGGGCAATGATTCACTATCGCCATAGGTTGAAGAGCTAGCGGCATACACCACCCGTTTAATACCTGCATCTCTTGCGGCGAGGACCACATTTACAAAGCCGGAGATATTAACGTCATTGGTCGTTTTGGGGTCATTAATGGACCTAGGAACAGATCCCAATGCCGCCTGATGAAGCACCACATCGCAACCATCAACAGCTTTATCACAATCTTCCCGATTACGGATATCGCCTTCCACCAATTTAAAAGATGAATTTTTGAGGAAAGGTTCGACGTTTATCCGTTTTCCTGTGGAGAAATTATCCAAGCAAACCACATTGTTATTTTGCTTTAGTAACCTTTCTATAAGGTTAGAGCCGATAAAACCGGCTCCACCTGTAACTAAAACTTTTTTATTCTCTAAAATAGATTCCATAAAATTATTACGTAGGTATAGATACAAGCCCCAAATTAGGAATCTTTCATCACCTTCACTAATTATTTATGACCAACACACTATTATTTAGCGTAATTAATCGCTCTTGTTTCACGAATCACGGTAATTTTAACCTGTCCTGGATAAGTCATCTCTGTTTGAATTTTCTTGGCAATTTCGTAAGAGAGTGTTTCCGCATCTTTATCACTTACCTTTTCACTACCTACAATCACACGCAATTCTCTACCAGCCTGAATAGCATATGTTTTTAACACACCTGGGTAATTTAAGGCGAGACTTTCCAAGTCTTTCAATCGCTTGATATAAGAATCCACCACTTCACGACGGGCACCTGGGCGGGCTCCGGAGATAGCATCACAAACCTGAATAATAGGTGCCATCATGGTAGTCATTTCAATTTCATCATGGTGAGCACCAATCGCATTACAAATATCTGGTTTCTCTTTATATTTTTCTGCCAATTTCATACCCAAAATAGCATGTGGCAATTCTGGCTCCTCATCAGACACCTTACCTATATCGTGCAACAGTCCTGCTCTTTTTGCTTTCTTAGGATTCAAGCCCAACTCACTAGCCATAACAGCACACAAGTTAGCTGTTTCGCGGGAGTGCTGTAGTAAATTTTGACCGTAAGAAGAACGATATTTCATTTTACCTACAAGTTTAATCAATTCAGGATGCAATCCATGAATACCTAAATCAATGGTAGTTCGCTTACCTGTTTCAATAATTTCTTCCTCTACCTGTTTACGTACTTTATTAACAATCTCTTCGATACGTGCAGGGTGAATTCTTCCATCGGTTACCAGCTGGTGCAAAGCCAAT comes from the Saccharicrinis fermentans DSM 9555 = JCM 21142 genome and includes:
- a CDS encoding DUF4625 domain-containing protein — its product is MKIYFPKMISFFAIAAVFLLTSCGGGSDSKDPEPEEKDTTDPVIVDPTVPTAQGFTLGQDFVYTGDFTDDTELKEVTFSLSDNKVQTSAALKVGTGVDNEPWIVESQTRTLTSTASTVDEAIFGTIPSSDIWTGEYTLTVKCTDKAGNTSTKIITVPIE
- a CDS encoding GDP-L-fucose synthase family protein, with product MYKDEKIFVAGHRGLVGSAIVRSLQKKGFNNIVVKTHSELDLLDAKAVETFFATEKPDYVFLAAAKVGGIVANNTYRADFIYENIQIQNHVIHHAYLNGVKKLLFLGSSCIYPKACPQPILEDYLLTDVLEYTNEPYAIAKIAGIKMCESYNLQYGTNFISVMPTNLYGPNDNYDLEKSHVLPALIRKMYLGKSLMNNDWASIDADMNKKPIEGVSGENSELEKLEILEKYGIVKSQSEVKVQLWGTGNPRREFLHSDDMADACTYIMEKVDFDDLKQADDREVRNNHINIGVGEDQSIRELAELIKGIVGFEGSLQWDADKPDGTFQKLLNVDKLNKLGWKANIDLREGIEDVFLQYKQV
- the gmd gene encoding GDP-mannose 4,6-dehydratase translates to MAKVALITGVTGQDGAYLSEFLLKKGYIVHGIKRRSSLFNTDRIDHLYQDPHVDNKNFFLHYGDLTDSTNLIRIIQETQPDEIYNLAAMSHVAVSFDTPEYTANADGIGTLRILEAIRLLGLTKKTKFYQASTSELYGLVQEVPQSEKTPFYPRSPYAVAKMYGYWITVNYREAYGIYACNGILFNHESPIRGETFVTRKITRAVARIGLSLQDKLYLGNLSAKRDWGHAKDYVEAMYLMLQQESAEDFVVATGITTEVREFVRMAFENIGVGIEFKGEGVDEKGYVVSCANAEFSLEKGACVVEVDPRYFRPTEVELLIGDPKKAQDKLGWKPKYDLKMLVDDMMDSDIKLMKKDKYLQDGGYNTLNYFE
- a CDS encoding SDR family oxidoreductase; translation: MESILENKKVLVTGGAGFIGSNLIERLLKQNNNVVCLDNFSTGKRINVEPFLKNSSFKLVEGDIRNREDCDKAVDGCDVVLHQAALGSVPRSINDPKTTNDVNISGFVNVVLAARDAGIKRVVYAASSSTYGDSESLPKEEDVIGRPLSPYAVTKFVNELYADVFGKLYGLELIGLRYFNVFGRRQDPDGAYAAVIPKFVKALINHESPTINGDGSFSRDFTFIDNVVQANQLAAVVNNKAAVNTVYNVAFGERTSLNELIEYLKEYLSPYDSSIKDVQIIYGPERVGDVPHSLASIKKANQLLDYRPQYSVKEGLREAIDWYWHFLSK